From Bacteroidales bacterium, one genomic window encodes:
- a CDS encoding GlmU family protein, with translation MQTRIVLFDGKERLHLLPLTFTRPVSFLRVGILTIYERWCKILPNITIEVLSPIYLRELYPISMEHGDCILVNGSYLPDIQLAEKIVQLGHDDVLLDENQNLIAFVQELGKINLNFNDYFDPQPFIPKFSKKNITRADKINYSWDIFSKADVGIRFDFNLITRGRTSAHLSAGNKSLNEKNIFIEEGARVEFSILNASTGPIYIGKDAEVMENCSIRGPFALGEHGVLKMGAKIYGPTSLGPYCKVGGEVNNSVFLGFSNKAHDGFIGNAVIGEWCNIGADSNNSNLKNTYDEVKLWSYVEKSFIRTGLQFCGLIMGDHTKCSINTMFNTGTVIGVSCNLYGSGFHKNFIPSFTWGEPGKYIVYQLEKAFLSIERMKERRGLSLSETEKKVLTHIFDLERNERK, from the coding sequence AACTATTTATGAACGTTGGTGTAAAATTTTGCCCAATATTACTATTGAGGTTTTATCGCCTATATATTTGCGAGAGTTATATCCAATTTCCATGGAGCATGGCGATTGTATTTTAGTGAACGGGTCTTACCTTCCTGATATTCAACTGGCAGAAAAAATCGTACAACTTGGGCACGATGATGTGCTTTTAGATGAAAATCAAAACTTGATTGCCTTTGTCCAAGAACTAGGAAAAATAAATTTAAATTTTAATGATTATTTTGACCCTCAACCGTTTATACCAAAATTTTCAAAAAAAAATATTACACGGGCTGATAAAATTAATTATTCTTGGGATATTTTTTCGAAAGCTGATGTTGGGATTCGTTTTGATTTTAATCTAATAACTCGTGGCAGGACATCTGCTCATCTTTCAGCAGGAAATAAAAGTTTGAATGAGAAAAACATTTTTATAGAAGAGGGAGCACGGGTAGAGTTTTCCATTTTAAATGCTTCAACGGGACCGATTTATATTGGTAAAGATGCTGAAGTTATGGAAAATTGCTCCATTCGTGGACCTTTTGCTTTGGGCGAGCATGGAGTTCTTAAAATGGGAGCAAAAATTTACGGTCCAACCTCACTTGGCCCATATTGCAAAGTTGGTGGAGAAGTAAATAATAGTGTATTTTTGGGATTTTCCAACAAAGCACACGATGGTTTTATTGGTAATGCTGTGATTGGTGAATGGTGTAATATTGGGGCAGATAGCAATAATAGCAATCTAAAAAATACGTACGACGAAGTAAAACTATGGAGTTATGTTGAAAAATCTTTTATACGAACCGGTTTACAATTTTGCGGACTTATCATGGGAGATCATACCAAATGTTCTATCAATACGATGTTTAACACAGGAACTGTCATTGGTGTGAGTTGCAATTTATATGGAAGTGGATTTCATAAAAATTTTATTCCTTCTTTTACTTGGGGTGAGCCGGGTAAATATATTGTGTATCAGTTGGAGAAAGCCTTTCTTAGTATAGAACGTATGAAAGAACGGCGAGGTCTTAGTCTTTCTGAAACGGAAAAAAAAGTGCTAACTCATATTTTCGATCTAGAGAGAAACGAGAGAAAATAG